The Lysinibacillus sp. FSL W8-0992 genome contains the following window.
AGGTCTATATTTTTTACGGAGAGATTCAAGTTCATCTTTTTTCTCAAGCAGTACACTTTTCAAAAACATTTTAGGCTGTTCTTTAGCTGCTATTAACTTTCCGTCTTTTACTAATTGCCCGAGTCTAACTTTCGATATTTCCAAAACCTCTGCTGCTTCAGCTGCAGAAAGTAATTCGGTATTTAAAAATTCTAGAAGTTCTTCAGTTGTTGAAAATTCATATTTCATGCAATCACCTTTCCTTTTGTAACATAAACATTATGAGCCTTGTGATGTGAGTTAAAACCGTTAGTCCATATAGTGCTAATAAAACATAATCAAATGTTGAAGGACTTTGGAAATCAACGTATTTGATTATTATAGCTGTAGAAGCAATTAATAAAGCGATGTTTACATAACCGATCCGTTTAAGCATTCTTTTCATACATGATAAGTGGATGTGATATAATTTGATTGAGAAGGAGGCGCTAACCTCCTTCCGTTGTTACTTGCGACGTTTACCTTTGGTAGGGGGGCGTCGCTTTTTCTTTGTCCCTTGCACCATGTCGTAAATGTCTTTTAAGCCTGATGTGAAAGCTTTAAAGGCTGTTGCGACTAGTGCTACTGTTGCAAGGACTTTTTCTAAATCATCCACTCTTGTTCACCTCCTTTCTATAAATTAATTATACTATATCTATTTAAAAAAGTAAATAGATTTTTGCATTTATTTTGATTTTATTGAAATAAATTACTGCTTCTACTGGAATAAAAAAAGCCACTCGATTGAGTGACTTTAAA
Protein-coding sequences here:
- a CDS encoding DNA-binding protein — translated: MKYEFSTTEELLEFLNTELLSAAEAAEVLEISKVRLGQLVKDGKLIAAKEQPKMFLKSVLLEKKDELESLRKKYRPYDE